In one Lolium rigidum isolate FL_2022 chromosome 3, APGP_CSIRO_Lrig_0.1, whole genome shotgun sequence genomic region, the following are encoded:
- the LOC124697774 gene encoding putative serpin-Z8 has protein sequence MEVPRNPTAQADTGGLAALSASLARCLAEENADSNLILRVVGARSRGELEESVAGVVETALKDESGAGGPRIAFACGVWSELTCPLKAAYRRTVVDKFSAEASSVDFISNPEAARDQINAWVAEATHDVIGSVFGPGSITTLTRVVLGNAVYFKGKWVNPFNEKRTKDKLFYRLDGSTVDTPFMKSLSSQFIAVHDGFKVIRLASVLILSIFLLSHTMGAPIIYMTSFCYADMLTGYVPSNRKKRKRMSSGRNKRTKFSICIFLPDDHDGLPNLVDMIASQPGFLHQHLPKEKVEVDEFRVPKFKLSFESSVVTILEKLGLKLPFGDQADLSDMVEPNDSGLPTVLNDIIHKAVIEVNEEGTEAAAVTFTDFEYGCDMPESPPPGVDFVADHPFAYFIVEEVTGAVIFAGRVLDPSIEN, from the exons ATGGAAGTGCCGAGGAACCCGACGGCGCAGGCCGACACTGGCGGCCTGGCGGCGCTCTCTGCCAGCCTCGCGAGGTGTCTGGCCGAGGAGAACGCGGACAGCAACCTC ATCCTCCGCGTGGTGGGCGCGCGGTCACGCGGCGAGCTCGAGGAGTCCGTCGCCGGCGTCGTCGAGACCGCGCTCAAGGACGAGTCCGGCGCCGGCGGTCCACGCATCGCGTTCGCGTGCGGCGTCTGGAGCGAGCTCACTTGCCCGCTGAAGGCCGCCTACCGCCGCACCGTCGTGGACAAGTTCAGCGCCGAGGCCAGCAGCGTCGACTTCATCAGCAACCCGGAGGCGGCACGGGACCAGATCAATGCCTGGGTCGCAGAGGCCACGCACGATGTGATCGGTTCTGTCTTTGGTCCGGGATCAATCACCACGCTCACCCGCGTCGTGCTCGGCAACGCCGTATACTTCAAGGGCAAGTGGGTTAACCCCTTCAACGAGAAGCGCACCAAGGACAAGCTTTTCTACCGGCTGGACGGCAGCACCGTCGACACGCCGTTCATGAAGAGCCTGTCGTCCCAGTTCATCGCCGTGCATGATGGGTTCAAG GTAATCCGTTTGGCTAGTGTGTTGATCCTTTCAATCTTCCTGTTATCCCACACTATGGGTGCTCCGATTATATATATGACATCATTCTGTTATGCTGACATGTTGACAGGCTATGTACCCTCTAATCGTAAGAAGCGTAAGAGGATGTCCTCTGGTCGTAACAAGCGCACGAAGTTCTCTATATGTATCTTCCTTCCAGATGACCATGATGGCTTGCCAAACCTAGTTGACATGATAGCATCACAGCCTGGCTTCCTGCACCAGCACCTGCCCAAGGAGAAGGTCGAAGTTGACGAATTCCGGGTGCCCAAGTTTAAGTTGTCCTTCGAAAGCAGCGTCGTCACTATTCTTGAGAAGCTAGGGCTTAAATTGCCGTTCGGTGATCAAGCCGATCTGTCTGACATGGTAGAGCCTAATGACTCTGGCTTGCCAACGGTCttgaacgacatcatccacaaggCGGTCATCGAGGTAAACGAGGAAGGCACCGAAGCAGCGGCAGTCACCTTTACGGATTTTGAGTATGGATGTGATATGCCGGAGTCGCCACCTCCTGGGGTGGATTTTGTAGCTGACCATCCCTTTGCATACTTCATAGTGGAGGAGGTGACTGGCGCAGTTATATTTGCAGGGCGCGTCCTAGATCCGTCGATAGAGAACTAG
- the LOC124697775 gene encoding E3 ubiquitin-protein ligase WAV3-like codes for MRHDHVHLCVLLALFLVSWTQGGDGATHHPAVMGGNDQYWQRHSQTADPVVVFDDDEQVTANRQPAPAGAASNGTVVVKTHTEYSAVARNSSSDSFAVLVHLKAPGMTDAGSAGDAQPRAPLDLVTVLDVSGSMHGQKLALLKQAMRFVIDNLGPDDRLSVVSFSSGARRVTRLVRMTDAGKALAVSAVDSLKAGGGTNIAAGLRTAARVLDERRHRNAVSSVVLLSDGQDTFTAVRRGGSDYEALVPPSFLRAGSEWSAPIHTFGFGKDHDAAAMHVIAEATGGTFSFIEKEAVIQDAFAQCIGGLLSVVVQEARIAVTSVHPGVRVVSVRSGRYESRVHEDGREATVQVGELYADEERRFLLFLAVPKAAKDSESDTVLVNVVCSYRDAATGGNVSVTAEKAVVARPEDAGEAERSAEVERERVRVEAAEDIAAARAAAEQGAHEEAVKILENRERLVAQSGDGDAVIVGLAGELREMRERVSSRARYEGSGRAYVLAGMSAHAQQRANSRQQQESFEAFGEAAADDEATLSYATPAMRAMLRRSRGASVEQKVRESGDEVAQSYYGVPT; via the exons ATGCGGCATGATCATGTGCACCTCTGTGTACTACTAGCACTCTTTCTGGTTTCTTGGACCCAAGGAGGGGATGGAGCAACACAC CACCCTGCAGTGATGGGGGGCAATGATCAG TATTGGCAACGGCACAGCCAGACGGCGGATCCGGTCGTCGTCTTCGATGACGACGAGCAGGTGACGGCCAACCGGCAGCCAGCTCCAGCAGGCGCAGCGTCCAACGGAACAGTGGTCGTCAAGACGCACACCGAGTACTCGGCCGTCGCCAGGAACTCGTCCAGCGACAGCTTCGCCGTGCTCGTGCACCTCAAGGCTCCCGGGATGACCGACGCCGGATCGGCAGGCGACGCGCAACCACGAGCCCCGCTGGACCTCGTCACGGTGCTTGACGTGAGCGGGAGCATGCACGGGCAGAAGCTGGCGCTGCTGAAGCAGGCGATGCGGTTCGTGATCGACAACCTCGGCCCCGACGACCGCCTCTCCGTCGTGTCCTTCTCCTCCGGTGCGCGCCGGGTGACCAGGCTCGTGCGCATGACGGACGCCGGGAAGGCCCTGGCGGTGAGCGCCGTGGACTCCCTCAAGGCGGGCGGCGGCACCAACATCGCCGCGGGGCTCCGCACGGCCGCCAGGGTGCTCGACGAGCGCCGCCACAGGAACGCCGTCTCCAGCGTGGTGCTCCTCTCCGACGGCCAGGACACCTTCACCGCGGTGAGACGAGGGGGCAGCGACTACGAGGCGCTCGTCCCGCCCTCGTTCCTGCGTGCAGGCAGCGAGTGGTCGGCGCCGATCCACACGTTCGGGTTCGGCAAAGACCACGACGCGGCGGCGATGCACGTGATCGCCGAGGCGACCGGCGGCACGTTCTCGTTCATCGAGAAGGAGGCGGTGATCCAGGACGCGTTCGCGCAGTGCATCGGCGGGCTGCTGTCCGTGGTGGTGCAGGAGGCGCGTATCGCCGTCACGTCCGTGCATCCGGGGGTTCGTGTAGTGTCGGTCAGGTCCGGCCGCTACGAGAGCCGCGTGCACGAGGACGGGCGCGAGGCCACGGTCCAGGTCGGGGAGCTGTACGCCGACGAGGAGAGGCGCTTCCTGCTGTTCCTCGCCGTGCCAAAAGCCGCAAAGGATTCAGAAAGCGACACCGTTCTGGTGAACGTGGTGTGCAGCTACAGAGACGCCGCGACCGGCGGGAACGTCAGCGTGACGGCCGAGAAGGCGGTGGTGGCGAGGCCAGAGGACGCAGGTGAAGCGGAGCGGTCGGCGGAGGTGGAGCGGGAGCGCGtgcgggtggaggcggcggaggacatcgcggcggcgagggcggcggcggagcaggGCGCGCACGAGGAGGCAGTGAAGATACTGGAGAACCGGGAGCGGCTGGTGGCGCAGTCGGGGGATGGCGACGCGGTGATCGTCGGGCTGGCCGGCGAGCTACGGGAGATGCGGGAGCGCGTGTCTAGCCGAGCGAGGTACGAAGGCTCAGGGCGGGCCTATGTGCTCGCCGGCATGAGCGCGCACGCGCAGCAGCGTGCCAACTCGAGGCAGCAGCAGGAGTCATTTGAGGCGTTCGGCGAGGCGGCGGCAGACGACGAGGCGACGTTGTCGTACGCTACGCCGGCCATGCGCGCCATGCTTCGGCGCTCGAGGGGGGCGTCTGTGGAGCAGAAGGTGCGCGAGTCTGGAGATGAAGTCGCACAGAGTTATTATGGAGTGCCAACATGA